Proteins co-encoded in one Acanthopagrus latus isolate v.2019 chromosome 10, fAcaLat1.1, whole genome shotgun sequence genomic window:
- the LOC119027775 gene encoding zinc finger protein 567-like isoform X2, producing the protein MSKGDVIRGFVTERLAVASQEILAVVDKIVAGYEEEASGFRQEIERQRRQLEELLQPEVRPKAGVKRSRSIFPDEEGQDEGADEESPEHPENLEDPTNQTPARGQYRKNKKKPGRPQISEAESHVELRIRILEDHQTDVLTNSVLKKCPLLKLTCPRGLQEADFIDLLKSTFPQLSGGDKCFDMLTSDKRRRLQPLKLQMVTPDEISRNISCSGWRKSTLFIRLKTQKELQTSEEDFHPTEVNNTEDSQSTSVMLTCDETRPQTSNPVQEVEGRTEGSRVSSSSTSQQQDIQGGEDVDHQISEPAEDFVDCTAAESKTDGIEKEEERGESSGSDDDRKQDKNNKELRSKAKKKQKVRRLGLKATRTKTENADVFLSCKVCGTLHKSEVTLVKHAWSHVDDPGSLCGVCGEHESEETLKDHLQSRHKTEDCHICGESFLSTAGLSEHVAAHSGERPFECDVCCEAFALKASLDNHQKLHKAGKLHRCFTCHKVFELKEQLKAHCRTHSNKKTRLCGVCGKSLSDYRSLSRHKMTHSEERPHICQVCGRRFKLPGTLKQHKKIHTDRERSYLCDVCCKMFLTSKELQIHMRRHTNEKPYHCGECGKGFSTKGPLTIHMRVHTGETPYRCPDCGWSFKRKVNLDNHLTVHSGQKPFVCGICGKACARKTYLTVHMRTHNGERPYKCTLCDKAFTQGHCLKTHMKSHLVAEAAT; encoded by the exons ATGTCTAAAGGTGACGTCATCAGGGGTTTTGTGACGGAGAGACTCGCCGTCGCGTCCCAGGAAATCTTAGCGGTGGTGGACAAGATCGTAGCCGGGTACGAGGAGGAGGCTTCGGGCTTCAGACAGGAGATCGAGCGGCAGAGGAGGCAgttggaggagctgctgcagccggAGGTCCGACCCAAAGCAG gtgtgAAGCGGAGCAGGAGCATCTTCCCTGATGAGGAGGGGCAGGACGAAGGTGCAGATGAAGAGTCCCCTGAGCATCCAGAGAACCTGGAAGACCCGACGAATCAAACCCCAGCAAG AGGGCAGTATAGGAAGAATAAGAAGAAGCCTGGCAGACCTCAGATCAGTGAGGCGGAGAGCCATGTAGAGCTCAGGATCCGCATCCTGGAGGACCATCAGACTGATGTCCTCACAAACAGCG TTCTTAAGAAATGCCCTCTGCTGAAGCTGACGTGTCCTCGAGGCCTGCAGGAGGCAGATTTTATTGACCTGCTGAAGTCCACCTTCCCTCAGCTGTCAGGAGGCGAcaaatgttttgacatgttAACATCCGACAAGAGACGCAGACTTCAGCCTCTGAAACTACAGATGGTGACACCAGACGAGATCAGCAGGAACATCAGCTGCTCCGGATGGAGGAAGTCGACGCTCTTTATCAGACTGAAG ACACAAAAAGAACTTCAGACCAGCGAGGAAGATTTTCATCCGACAGAAGTCAACAACACTGAAGACTCTCAGTCCACGTCTGTCATGTTGACATGTGATGAAACAAGACCTCAAACCAG CAACCCTGTTCAGGAGGTCGAAGGAAGAACGGAAGGGAGTCGAGTGTCCAGCAGCTCAACGTCACAACAACAAGACATACAGGGTGGCGAGGATGTGGACCATCAAATATCAGAACCAGCTGAGGACTTTGTGGACTGCACTGCAGCTGAGAGTAAAACTGACGGtattgaaaaggaagaagaaagaggagagtcGAGTGGCAGCGATGATGATCGGAAACAAGACAAGAACAACAAGGAACTGAGGTCGaaggcaaaaaagaaacaaaaagtcagaCGTCTGGGTTTAAAGGCGACTCGGACAAAGACTGAGAAcgctgatgtttttctttcctgtaaaGTCTGCGGCACTCTGCACAAATCAGAAGTCACGCTTGTCAAACACGCCTGGAGTCACGTTGATGATCCAGGAAGTCTTTGTGGCGTTTGTGGAGAACATGAGTCTGAGGAGACGCTGAAGGATCATCTTCAAAGTCGACATAAAACTGAAGACTGTCACATCTGCGGAGAGTCTTTCTTGAGTACTGCCGGCCTCAGTGAGCACGTGGCTGCACACTCAGGGGAGAGACCGTTCGAATGTgatgtttgctgtgaagcaTTTGCATTGAAGGCGTCTCTGGACAACCACCAGAAACTCCACAAGGCTGGTAAGCTGCACAGATGTTTCACCTGTCACAAAGTGTTTGAACTGAAGGAGCAGTTAAAAGCTCACTGTCGGActcacagcaacaaaaagacGCGCCTCTGTGGCGTTTGTGGTAAATCTCTCAGCGATTACAGATCTTTATCCCGCCACAAGATGACGCACTCTGAGGAAAGACCTCACATCTGTCAGGTGTGCGGGAGGCGTTTCAAACTTCCTGGGACTCTGAAGCAACACAAGAAgattcacacagacagagagagatcgTACCTCTGCGATGTCTGCTGCAAAATGTTCCTCACGAGCAAGGAGCTGCAGATCCACATGAGGCGGCACACCAACGAGAAGCCGTACCACTGCGGTGAATGCGGCAAGGGATTCAGCACCAAAGGTCCTTTGACGATTCACATGAGGGTCCACACGGGAGAGACACCGTACCGCTGCCCGGACTGTGGCTGGTCCTTCAAACGCAAGGTTAACCTGGACAACCACCTGACGGTCCACTCGGGCCAGAAGCCGTTTGTCTGTGGGATTTGTGGGAAAGCTTGCGCTCGTAAAACGTACCTGACCGTCCACATGAGGACCCACAACGGGGAGAGACCGTACAAGTGTACCCTCTGTGATAAAGCCTTCACTCAGGGTCactgtctgaaaacacacatgaagagCCACCTGGTGGCAGAGGCTGCGACGTGA
- the LOC119027775 gene encoding zinc finger protein 567-like isoform X1: MSKGDVIRGFVTERLAVASQEILAVVDKIVAGYEEEASGFRQEIERQRRQLEELLQPEVRPKAGVKRSRSIFPDEEGQDEGADEESPEHPENLEDPTNQTPARCFTSRGQYRKNKKKPGRPQISEAESHVELRIRILEDHQTDVLTNSVLKKCPLLKLTCPRGLQEADFIDLLKSTFPQLSGGDKCFDMLTSDKRRRLQPLKLQMVTPDEISRNISCSGWRKSTLFIRLKTQKELQTSEEDFHPTEVNNTEDSQSTSVMLTCDETRPQTSNPVQEVEGRTEGSRVSSSSTSQQQDIQGGEDVDHQISEPAEDFVDCTAAESKTDGIEKEEERGESSGSDDDRKQDKNNKELRSKAKKKQKVRRLGLKATRTKTENADVFLSCKVCGTLHKSEVTLVKHAWSHVDDPGSLCGVCGEHESEETLKDHLQSRHKTEDCHICGESFLSTAGLSEHVAAHSGERPFECDVCCEAFALKASLDNHQKLHKAGKLHRCFTCHKVFELKEQLKAHCRTHSNKKTRLCGVCGKSLSDYRSLSRHKMTHSEERPHICQVCGRRFKLPGTLKQHKKIHTDRERSYLCDVCCKMFLTSKELQIHMRRHTNEKPYHCGECGKGFSTKGPLTIHMRVHTGETPYRCPDCGWSFKRKVNLDNHLTVHSGQKPFVCGICGKACARKTYLTVHMRTHNGERPYKCTLCDKAFTQGHCLKTHMKSHLVAEAAT, translated from the exons ATGTCTAAAGGTGACGTCATCAGGGGTTTTGTGACGGAGAGACTCGCCGTCGCGTCCCAGGAAATCTTAGCGGTGGTGGACAAGATCGTAGCCGGGTACGAGGAGGAGGCTTCGGGCTTCAGACAGGAGATCGAGCGGCAGAGGAGGCAgttggaggagctgctgcagccggAGGTCCGACCCAAAGCAG gtgtgAAGCGGAGCAGGAGCATCTTCCCTGATGAGGAGGGGCAGGACGAAGGTGCAGATGAAGAGTCCCCTGAGCATCCAGAGAACCTGGAAGACCCGACGAATCAAACCCCAGCAAG GTGTTTTACCTCTAGAGGGCAGTATAGGAAGAATAAGAAGAAGCCTGGCAGACCTCAGATCAGTGAGGCGGAGAGCCATGTAGAGCTCAGGATCCGCATCCTGGAGGACCATCAGACTGATGTCCTCACAAACAGCG TTCTTAAGAAATGCCCTCTGCTGAAGCTGACGTGTCCTCGAGGCCTGCAGGAGGCAGATTTTATTGACCTGCTGAAGTCCACCTTCCCTCAGCTGTCAGGAGGCGAcaaatgttttgacatgttAACATCCGACAAGAGACGCAGACTTCAGCCTCTGAAACTACAGATGGTGACACCAGACGAGATCAGCAGGAACATCAGCTGCTCCGGATGGAGGAAGTCGACGCTCTTTATCAGACTGAAG ACACAAAAAGAACTTCAGACCAGCGAGGAAGATTTTCATCCGACAGAAGTCAACAACACTGAAGACTCTCAGTCCACGTCTGTCATGTTGACATGTGATGAAACAAGACCTCAAACCAG CAACCCTGTTCAGGAGGTCGAAGGAAGAACGGAAGGGAGTCGAGTGTCCAGCAGCTCAACGTCACAACAACAAGACATACAGGGTGGCGAGGATGTGGACCATCAAATATCAGAACCAGCTGAGGACTTTGTGGACTGCACTGCAGCTGAGAGTAAAACTGACGGtattgaaaaggaagaagaaagaggagagtcGAGTGGCAGCGATGATGATCGGAAACAAGACAAGAACAACAAGGAACTGAGGTCGaaggcaaaaaagaaacaaaaagtcagaCGTCTGGGTTTAAAGGCGACTCGGACAAAGACTGAGAAcgctgatgtttttctttcctgtaaaGTCTGCGGCACTCTGCACAAATCAGAAGTCACGCTTGTCAAACACGCCTGGAGTCACGTTGATGATCCAGGAAGTCTTTGTGGCGTTTGTGGAGAACATGAGTCTGAGGAGACGCTGAAGGATCATCTTCAAAGTCGACATAAAACTGAAGACTGTCACATCTGCGGAGAGTCTTTCTTGAGTACTGCCGGCCTCAGTGAGCACGTGGCTGCACACTCAGGGGAGAGACCGTTCGAATGTgatgtttgctgtgaagcaTTTGCATTGAAGGCGTCTCTGGACAACCACCAGAAACTCCACAAGGCTGGTAAGCTGCACAGATGTTTCACCTGTCACAAAGTGTTTGAACTGAAGGAGCAGTTAAAAGCTCACTGTCGGActcacagcaacaaaaagacGCGCCTCTGTGGCGTTTGTGGTAAATCTCTCAGCGATTACAGATCTTTATCCCGCCACAAGATGACGCACTCTGAGGAAAGACCTCACATCTGTCAGGTGTGCGGGAGGCGTTTCAAACTTCCTGGGACTCTGAAGCAACACAAGAAgattcacacagacagagagagatcgTACCTCTGCGATGTCTGCTGCAAAATGTTCCTCACGAGCAAGGAGCTGCAGATCCACATGAGGCGGCACACCAACGAGAAGCCGTACCACTGCGGTGAATGCGGCAAGGGATTCAGCACCAAAGGTCCTTTGACGATTCACATGAGGGTCCACACGGGAGAGACACCGTACCGCTGCCCGGACTGTGGCTGGTCCTTCAAACGCAAGGTTAACCTGGACAACCACCTGACGGTCCACTCGGGCCAGAAGCCGTTTGTCTGTGGGATTTGTGGGAAAGCTTGCGCTCGTAAAACGTACCTGACCGTCCACATGAGGACCCACAACGGGGAGAGACCGTACAAGTGTACCCTCTGTGATAAAGCCTTCACTCAGGGTCactgtctgaaaacacacatgaagagCCACCTGGTGGCAGAGGCTGCGACGTGA